One Arthrobacter sp. FW306-07-I genomic window carries:
- a CDS encoding malate:quinone oxidoreductase, whose translation MTFISKTPHADVVLIGGGIMSATLGAFLKQLEPDWTISLFERLDQPGLESSDPWNNAGTGHAALCELNYSPAAKDGSVNPAKALLINEQFQLSRQFWSHLVDNNLIGSPKGFINTVPHMSFVIGEDHSRFLKTRYEALKPHTLFRSMEFSEDHAQIAKWAPLIVKGRDPQQRIAATRAAEGTDVDFGALTRELITYMGNNGVEINYGHDVTGITRASDGGWDLTLKHPKSGEHGKIHAKFVFVGAGGGALHLLQASGIPESKGYGGFPVSGQFFRCTDEAIAAQHSAKVYGQASVGAPPMSIPHLDTRYVNGKRSLLFGPYAGFSTNFLKNGSYLDLPLSIRPGNIIPMLAVAKDNMDLTAYLVKEVVKKHDQKVEALREYYPEAKGGDWELITAGQRVQIIKKDPQKGGILQFGTEVIAGRDGSIGALLGASPGASTAVPIMIELLQKTFPRNFKGWQSKLKDMMPGYGVKLDENPDLAAELERATAKSLQLESVSASH comes from the coding sequence GTGACCTTCATTTCCAAGACCCCACACGCCGACGTTGTCCTGATAGGCGGCGGCATCATGAGCGCCACGCTGGGGGCATTCCTCAAGCAGCTGGAGCCGGACTGGACCATCTCCCTGTTCGAGCGGCTGGACCAGCCGGGGCTCGAAAGCTCGGATCCCTGGAACAACGCAGGAACGGGCCACGCCGCCCTCTGCGAGCTCAACTACTCCCCCGCAGCCAAGGACGGCTCGGTCAACCCCGCCAAAGCACTGCTCATCAACGAACAGTTCCAGCTCTCCCGCCAGTTCTGGTCCCACCTGGTGGACAACAACCTCATCGGGTCACCCAAGGGCTTCATCAACACGGTCCCGCACATGAGCTTCGTGATCGGCGAGGACCACAGCCGGTTCCTGAAGACCCGCTACGAGGCACTCAAGCCGCACACCCTGTTCCGGAGCATGGAGTTCTCCGAGGACCACGCGCAGATCGCCAAGTGGGCCCCGCTGATCGTCAAGGGGCGCGACCCCCAGCAGCGCATCGCCGCCACCCGCGCAGCCGAGGGTACCGACGTGGACTTCGGCGCGCTGACCCGCGAACTGATCACCTACATGGGGAACAACGGCGTCGAGATCAACTACGGCCACGACGTCACCGGCATCACCCGCGCGTCCGACGGCGGCTGGGACCTGACGCTGAAGCACCCCAAGTCCGGAGAACACGGCAAGATCCACGCCAAGTTCGTCTTCGTCGGCGCCGGCGGCGGTGCCCTGCACCTGCTCCAGGCCTCCGGCATCCCCGAGAGCAAGGGCTACGGCGGATTCCCCGTCTCCGGCCAGTTCTTCCGCTGCACCGATGAGGCCATCGCCGCCCAGCACAGCGCCAAGGTGTACGGCCAGGCATCGGTGGGCGCTCCCCCCATGTCCATTCCGCACCTGGACACCCGCTATGTCAACGGCAAGCGCTCCCTCCTGTTCGGACCGTACGCGGGCTTCTCCACCAACTTCCTCAAGAACGGTTCCTACCTGGACCTGCCCCTGTCCATCCGCCCGGGCAACATCATCCCGATGCTTGCCGTAGCGAAGGACAACATGGACCTCACCGCGTACCTGGTGAAGGAAGTGGTTAAAAAGCACGACCAGAAGGTTGAAGCGCTTCGCGAGTACTACCCGGAGGCAAAGGGCGGGGATTGGGAACTCATCACCGCCGGCCAGCGTGTACAGATCATCAAGAAAGACCCGCAAAAGGGCGGCATCCTTCAGTTCGGAACCGAAGTGATCGCCGGCCGCGACGGCTCCATCGGCGCGCTCCTGGGCGCTTCGCCCGGAGCCTCGACCGCTGTCCCCATCATGATCGAGCTGCTCCAGAAGACGTTCCCCCGGAACTTCAAGGGCTGGCAGTCCAAGCTCAAGGACATGATGCCCGGCTACGGGGTGAAGCTGGATGAGAATCCGGACCTCGCCGCGGAGCTGGAACGGGCCACGGCCAAGTCCCTCCAGCTGGAGAGCGTTTCCGCCAGCCACTGA